One Scyliorhinus canicula chromosome 12, sScyCan1.1, whole genome shotgun sequence genomic region harbors:
- the ska2 gene encoding spindle and kinetochore-associated protein 2 isoform X2 produces the protein MEAAVNKLEAMFQKAESDLDYIEHKLEFEIAKNLPQNTPTQENPVKLLEQLRVIKSRYRELSVEADQIASEQKEAVDFIRSQLTTTLQLVQKLQEQTDRESCPLTEDEQWAVQKILKSETLTKVGPSEEPCAEPSVPQQVEAEFEPVTEKMFMSVPKSVRSTVKLADLNTFYQQLFDHFIKNKNSSALSVVQMSKLNMKATESKLKTLKALEILQLDKKGRVRLSMQYPNC, from the exons ATGGAGGCGGCGGTCAACAAGCTGGAAGCCATG TTCCAGAAGGCAGAGTCTGACCTGGATTATATCGAGCACAAGCTAGAGTTTGAAATAGCGAAAAATCTTCCTCAGAACACACCGACGCAG GAAAATCCAGTGAAACTACTGGAGCAACTGAGGGTAATAAAATCCCGTTACCGTGAGTTATCAGTGGAAGCCGATCAGATTGCCAGTGAGCAAAAAGAAGCTGTGGATTTCATCCGTTCACAACTTACTACCACATTGCAGTTAGTCCAGAAGCTGCAGGAGCAGACTGACCGAGAG TCCTGTCCACTGACTGAGGATGAGCAATGGGCTGTACAGAAGATTCTGAAATCTGAAACCTTGACTAAAGTAGGACCCAGTGAG gAGCCTTGTGCAGAGCCTTCAGTACCACAACAGGTGGAAG CTGAATTTGAACCAGTCACTGAGAAGATGTTCATGTCTGTACCAAAAAGTGTGAGATCGACTGTGAAACTTGCCGATTTGAACACGTTTTATCAGCAACTCTTCGACCACTTCATAAAGAATAAAAATAG TTCTGCACTGAGTGTGGTACAGATGAGCAAGctcaacatgaaagcaaccgaatCCAAGTTGAAAACATTGAAAGCTCTTGAAATCCTTCAACTAGACAAAAAGGGACGGGTTCGACTCTCCATGCAATATCCGAACTGTTAG
- the ska2 gene encoding spindle and kinetochore-associated protein 2 isoform X1: MQGSTVAQRVGPCCLTALRSQVRSRFWFQKAESDLDYIEHKLEFEIAKNLPQNTPTQENPVKLLEQLRVIKSRYRELSVEADQIASEQKEAVDFIRSQLTTTLQLVQKLQEQTDRESCPLTEDEQWAVQKILKSETLTKVGPSEEPCAEPSVPQQVEAEFEPVTEKMFMSVPKSVRSTVKLADLNTFYQQLFDHFIKNKNSSALSVVQMSKLNMKATESKLKTLKALEILQLDKKGRVRLSMQYPNC; this comes from the exons atgcagggcagcacggtggcacagagggttggaccctgctgcctcacggcgctgaggtcccaggttcgatcccggttctgg TTCCAGAAGGCAGAGTCTGACCTGGATTATATCGAGCACAAGCTAGAGTTTGAAATAGCGAAAAATCTTCCTCAGAACACACCGACGCAG GAAAATCCAGTGAAACTACTGGAGCAACTGAGGGTAATAAAATCCCGTTACCGTGAGTTATCAGTGGAAGCCGATCAGATTGCCAGTGAGCAAAAAGAAGCTGTGGATTTCATCCGTTCACAACTTACTACCACATTGCAGTTAGTCCAGAAGCTGCAGGAGCAGACTGACCGAGAG TCCTGTCCACTGACTGAGGATGAGCAATGGGCTGTACAGAAGATTCTGAAATCTGAAACCTTGACTAAAGTAGGACCCAGTGAG gAGCCTTGTGCAGAGCCTTCAGTACCACAACAGGTGGAAG CTGAATTTGAACCAGTCACTGAGAAGATGTTCATGTCTGTACCAAAAAGTGTGAGATCGACTGTGAAACTTGCCGATTTGAACACGTTTTATCAGCAACTCTTCGACCACTTCATAAAGAATAAAAATAG TTCTGCACTGAGTGTGGTACAGATGAGCAAGctcaacatgaaagcaaccgaatCCAAGTTGAAAACATTGAAAGCTCTTGAAATCCTTCAACTAGACAAAAAGGGACGGGTTCGACTCTCCATGCAATATCCGAACTGTTAG